The Oryza glaberrima chromosome 5, OglaRS2, whole genome shotgun sequence DNA segment GGATCAGCGACAACGCCAGGGTTAAGtcctatggaaaaaaaagaaagacttATATATGAATCATAAATCCAAAAATAAGtgaacatttatatatatgaatatatcagGTCAATTCGTAGGTGCATTAGAGATTGATTTTTGTCATCCCTAGCTAAAGTCCTATTTGGAATGCAGAAGCTTTACCATAAAATGTGCTCTTTCAAAAGAATTTTCTACGAAAATCGAAAATTAACATCATTTTGATCATTCACATATTCCTTAATGTAAGtgtcatcattttctttttttcgaaaaaaacgttcttttttttaaaaaaagagaaacgtTCTGGGTATTCTacctagctccacaaggtgatGGGTTAGCCATCTTAAATTTGAAGCCTTAccccttctatttatttgatattaggtccttccctaatatttatgttttttctcaaattataCATCTatacaaattattaaaaatataatcatatataatcatatgaagcttttttaatgacaaatctacTAATGCCATTTTCAcctattaaatataaatatttttttattattgattTAACAAGTGAGATTTGACCGTACATAACGTCATCTGTTTGAGAGCAAACATACGAACTATTTGAGCTGATCTAGagtatcataaaaaaattaaattaaaattccCTCTTgctctagaaaaaaataaatagaaattgaTGCCTCATGTTGCGATTTAAGGCATTACCTCTGGCGGGCTTAGCTGGTAAAGTTTCTGGGCCATAAAATTGGGCCCGAATATTTCAGGGTTTCCCGGGATATCGGGGTTCGTTTGCTCCAGCACCCTCGAGTCGAGGAAGAAATCTGCCCCAACAAAGCTCACATACTGCATCGCAAAGTAGAAACCAACAAtttcataattaattaattatgtaggAGTATATCATCAATATACAGTGCATAATGTGATCGTAGAATAGTTACATACATGTAATAATATCTATACTGCTATGGAAAATAGTAGTGGCGGTGATAGTCCttcatattttttaacataTACTATGCAATAGTATGaatatttgtttaaaaaagTGGATACATGTATTAAAATCACAAACAAGCGGTGCTTGTATATTTGACACCAAAGATATTTTATCTAAATATATTATCGTATTTTCTTTTACCCATAGCTACCCGTAGCAAAGATGGGTCTGGGCCTTTGCTAGTACCTCATGCACCACATGATTCCGTGTATTAGTATGAGGATTGCTAGAGCACGGGATTCTATTCCAACAGGATATTTTATAAATCTAATCCATCTTCCCCTATGTTTGAGCTCCCACGTTTCAAAGAAATGAAGCAGTGGCACCACTAACTCCTTGCCCTCACCGGTCACAGCAACAACAGAGGAAGGAGGGAGGCGTcgagaggaagggagaaaagAAGATGAGACAATGACATGTGACTTGTCGGTAAGCCAGACGATGAGAGCGCACCCTCCTTCCTCATTCCTTGATATGGTACCTGATACCATAAGTACCAAACCCGATACCTAATACATGATACTATTCACTTGGTACATGTAACACACCCTGAAAAGTTCGTTAAAATAAAATTCGAAGACCAAAAATTCGCCTCAGGAAAATTTGCAAAAACTTGCATCATGCCGAACTTATGGATTTGGATTTTACCCTTTCTTGCCAAGTGccaaattttgtttaaatttcTACAATCCTTTCTATCCTCGAAAAGGGTTTTATCCTTATATTTTACCTCTCAGAGCAACTCTATCCTACGAAGTCCAAATCCACTCCCTCAACCTAGCCTCTACTATTTGAgactttttaaagaaaattctaTTTACCTCCCTTGgtccatttttccttttttccctcAATCGGCTAGCCGAGGGAAGTCTATGTttgccctcccccctccccccctccaccCTTAATCGGCTTTGCCCTCTCTTAAATCGCGGGTGAGGCCgttcgcgcgccgccgctggccgccgccccttccttccctccctcaCTGGCCGTTTTGTCGCTCCCCAACCGCACGCCGCCGAGCAAATGGCAGCAAAAGCCGCGCCGGATCCACCAGCGCACCAGCGCACCGCGACGCGGTAAACACGATTGGCGGCCGAACGCCCGAAAATCCTGTCTTCGACCGCCACCTTGCCGATATTACTCGAGTTAGTGCGGGAGGTTAGCTTCCGCCTAACGGCGCCGTGTGTCAGCCATCAACCAACACCTGTCGAAGCCAATCCCGCATCGCCACGGTAGCCCCAATCGGTgacgccgtgccgccgcgccgccaaaCAGTCAACCACCTCACCTACGTGCGCGGAAGCTCGTGGATGAAATGAATGCATGCATCAGCTCACCCGGTACCTATATAAGCGCCGCCAAAGCCAAGCACGCAACCcgcccctctcttctcccttctccccGACATTCCACTCCCATCCATCCTCGCCACTCCCTCCCGTGCACAGGCTGCCGCCTCTTCACTtgctccgccgcggccggcaTCGGCTGGGCCTCGGTTGGGCAAGAGACTGCGCCACCTCTCGGTCGTCGTAACCCCGAACAGTCATATGTTTCGGCTAATCAAACACATGAACGTTTTGAACGAACGAGCTTTGAACGCTCGAATGAACGGACCTTTGAACGATTGATCGAACCTCATAAAGTTTAGTACGGCTTAGACTAGAGATGTTAAGACTTGTGTAACCTCTCGCCCAACATGCGAGGAGGTTAGTATAGTAATGGTATGAACTGGTGGTGAGGGTAAACCTGGCCAAGCGAGGCTTGGGGTGGGTGGATGAACCCTCACTATTAAACACAACTTCAACTTAACGACATTTTCGGTTAAAACTGCTAGGTCCtaggtttgtgaaatgattTGTGAAATATAGCTTTACGCAAATAGCTCGAACCCCTTCCTGGTATCCATGTATtcattatttgcatttattttaAGTGGTGATATGCTGAGTACGctagtactcacccttgctttaCCACCCTCTCTTATACCCAGTTGATGTGGAGGTGCCATTCGAAAACGCTCccaaggagggagagaaggaagagaCGCCCTAGGGACTAACTCCTAGTTGTTGCCTGTGGGAATATAGCCGGTCCGCTATAGCCTCGCTTCTGCTATCCTACCTTATGCTTTGATGTTGGTATTGTACTCGACCAGTTATGGTCTATTCGGGAACCCATTCGGGCTTTCCTTGTATCAATGAGAACTATAAAATTATGCAATGCAAACGATGTTGTACAGTATTATATTGTGTGTATGCCAACCTACCGATCCAGGGAGTTGGTATTGCGAACACATGTGGCTTTCCGTATCTAAAAACCGGGGGCCGACAGTACATATGTGTACTGGCTGAGACCTAAGGTACCTGGCATGATACCCCAAGGTATCAAACCCTTGTACCTAGGTACCATGCATGATACCCGAGGTATCAAACCCTGGGTATCAACCCCCTGATACCTAAGGTATCGGCTGCGATGTACCTGTATACAACACTGACGAGTAGAAGTGATGGGTTAGCAAGGAGCATGAATAAACCCGACGACCTCGGATCCACTTCATCAACTCCAAGGTTGCCATTTACATTGAGACCGGCTGCCTCCACCTCCATGTCGATGCTCAGAACCTTGTccccctcggcctcgccgcctcccttTCCTTCTACTCATACATGACAACCCCCAACCTCACAGCCATAGTTGGCTCCCTCCTTGGCTATAGCCCCCATGCCCTTGTCAACCTCCACTCTCTCACATGCTCTGGATCTGGTGTAGGAAGGGTGAAAAGAGGATAGAGGATGTCGTCGATGTTGGAGACGATCATCAAGGAgttgaggagagggaggaggaggatggccaCTGGGGCAGAGGAgtggaaggagggaggaggaagatgaagcGCTGCTGCTCGGTGGGGGAGAAAGCAAGTTGGTAGGGGAAATGGATATGGGAGATATGTAACGTTCGCCCTTGTTTTATCATGTGCCCTCGTGCCCCACGGGATTCCTTATATTAATTTTTCTGATATAAATGTGTGTGCACACATCAAAAGCTAGTCCACTTTAagtcttactccctccatcccaaaataagtgcagttttagcactattcatgttcaacgtttgaccgttcgtcttatttcaaaaaatattatgattagtatttttattgttattagatgataaaacatgaatagtaatttatgtgtgactaatttttttaatatttttcataaatttttcaaataagacggatggtcaaaacgCTAAACACGGatatctatggctgcacttattttaggacggaggtagtaaaacATAGTTActtatactatttaaattatataCCAAGTATAGCTATTTTTAGAGTATGTAGTGATAAAATGTCGAAAGTTGGTGTTTGGATTCGACTGTTTAGGTGGGCTAGTCTAAACTCTAAAGTCAGAACGTAATAAATATATTGTGTCATCCATACATGATAATCATTGCACGGactagctagtactccctccatcacataTTGATattcatatagttttttttttaaggttattCTTAAATGATCTGCATATTTATGtttatttattaagtctattcgttatttgtgcattggagtaaatagacactgatgcatgcatccatacacataagtatttataacccacatgcaatatcttgatttgctattggctaagaaatagtggggatggtgcatgcatggaGTTTGTTgttagagtaaatatagtatgagagagttattagtttttcttgatcttggtgtacctatgaaatatgtagatcaatttagaatggagcTGCCCACCTAAACTGGAGGAGTAAATAATAGTGCTCCAGCCGACCCAAATATGGCTACTTAATTATAGAGTTTTTGATCGTGGAAGATAAGAAGAGAAAGATAAAACGACTAAATTACCACACTCACACTacaacacacgcacacacacgtTAGGAATGAGATTGGAGGCACTAGGCCTTAGTGCACGGAAAACGTGCAGTCCCACTAAACGCGCACGCATGTGTACCCTATTACCTAGCCGGGACCAACCGAAGTCAGTCCCGGGTAAAGAGGGGAAAAATCCCCCCGGGCGAGGGACGAGCGTTGAGTCTAAGACTCGAATGCTGATCGGCACGGAGCGAGCCACTGGCTCCTGCCACCCGCGCTAAGCGCGGTCCTCGGAGGTGGATGAGACTTTGGAGATGAAAGTACTTATTTGGGGCATGTTTGGATAGAAGGACTAAATTTCACATCGGATATTTAAcactaattagaaatattaaatgtaaactaatgacaaaacacattccataaccctagactaattcgcgagacgaatctattgagcctaattaatctatgattatcctatgtgatgctacagtaaacatatgctaattatagattaattagacttaaaatagttgtctcacgaattagctctcattcaTGCAATAGACTCTAGAGTTCTGACTTCATGTAgaaaggtggtgtttggattcgACTATTTTTAGAGTATAGTGGTGTCTTGTACGTTTTATCATAAGGCGCGGCGCCAGCTAggcagccagccagccatgAGTAGAGTAAGGCCTCGTttagtttctaaatttttttctaaaaacatcacatcaaatctttgatacatacataaaacattaaatataaaactaattgtacagtttatatgaaaatcgcgagacgattCTTTTgacctaattagttcatgattagccataaatgctacaatCCATAATTgttaatgacggcttaattagactaaaaaattcgtctcacggtttccagttgatttataaaattagttttttcatttgtgtcctaAAATATTTTTCGATATCCcgtcaaacattcgatatgaaaCTCGAAATTACAGGGCCTAATAGTACTACGCGTACCTCCAGCAGAGAGCAGACACGCCCATGTCGGCGATCTCGGCTGTGTTAACTTCCGGTGTAATTACTTCTTATCAAGATAAGTCAACTTTCTTAATTACGTCtagctctctctttctctcgcaCACGCAAAAGGAAAATGAGAagctttttttaatagatatgCAAAAGAAGTACGTGCTATTGTTTTCAATGTTTTCTAAAACAAGGCGTGGCGTGCATGTAGGAGTAGTATGATTAACTAGCACCTGAGCATTTCTTCTTGACTAAATTAAGATATCTAATTTTATTGGATGTATTGTATTTATCGGCGTGATCCAAATAATAATGTCATAATAACTTTTTTCTTGGTATTTGTATTAGTGGTTGTTGTGCTTTATATTTTACAGTtgaggaagtattttttttttaggaatgtTTATATTCGACTGTTGTTTTAGGCAATTTCAATCActttttaatttcttgaatGGCAATCCCATGATTCTTTACACCACTCTTCTATTAATTATTTATACGCAAAGTCccttttcttttaaataaaaGGTTGAAGAAATTATTGTAACCTAAACATGAAATATAACTTACCATTCATTAAAACTTGGTacaaataaaattacatattaAAATATTCAATCTTGGATAAAAATGtatcaaaatcatacttaaCAACAATTGCAGATAAAATGAACTTACAATTACATATTTTACGTAGGCTCTGTTTGGCggagcttgtcccagctgcagcttttcccaaaaactgcttctgctagaagcggcccccaaacagtccacagcttctgagaatctgtagttatagattctgaaaaatgaactaagaagccagaagctggagaagctgggtttcagagtttttctagattctcaaaagctggctaccaaacagctgcttctcagaatctaaagctcctCCAAACAGACCCGTAGTCCAGCAATTTAAGTCTTAGTAATATGCAAATTTAGGTGATTATAAATTTGCAATTTAAGTTttattaagtactccctctatctcaaaatataagtatttttagctatgaatctagataactgtatccaaatttatagctaaaaattactatattttgggacggatgtagtacattattttttttcttctcgtaAGACTACCACGTTTGTTAGTGAAAGATATTTTAAAGCTGCTAGCTCTTCTTTCAAAAAAAGCAAACACTGCCAGGTGCAGATAGAGCAAAAAAGAATAATGTCCATGTCGCTAAGAAAGATTCCCTTTCGCAGCCATGGATTGCTACCATATTTGATTTCTTATACTAGTgatctactccctctatcccacgATATAAAcgatttttagtttttatttgtaaaatttagccacttatcttatttaaatattttttagaaaatataaaaaacgaaaagatgtgcttaaagtactgtagataataaagtaagtcacaaataaaataattaataattttaaaaaaaattaaattagatgagtggtcaaacgttgtaagaaaaaatcaaaatcccttatattatgggacggagggagtaagatttttaattttttttaacggaaaaTAGATTTTAAAGTTCGATTACATAATCTTAAAACATTATACGGTATATTTCAATAACCGTGCTAGCTGcagaatgagaaaagaaaaatgaccTTCAGATTGATATAGTAAGGCTTCCTCTCTCTACTAGCCCAAAGAGCTCAAAAGCTCGTGGATTCAATCGGCTCTAACTCGTAATCATAATAAGATGAGCTTTTGCTCAAGACCGTAATTAACGAGCCATCTCACGGGCTACTCATTTACCTCGCTTAAAAAGattatcatatatttgttttacTTAGTGATCGTTAAATTCACACTTAATTCTTCAATTACTTCGAACATAATTTGTACTTAAGTAAGTTCTTGATGATAAATTTAACATTATAAATCTTAAGATAAAACTAGTTTAACAAATCGAGTTAAGCGCTTAAGCCAAGCATTAATAAACAACTAGCTAGTCGATGTTAATTTACCTCGTCGGTGGTGTTGGCCATGGCGCGGCCGACGGGCGGCATGGACGCTGTGAGgaacacgacggcggcgagcctcTCAGGGAACcgctcggcggcgagcgcgacgctGAACCCGCCGTGGCTGTGGCCGACGAGCACGACGCGCTCCCCGTCCCCGGATggcagcagcgcggcgagcgcggcgagcagcGGGCGGGAGTAGTCCTCGAACGTGCGCACCTCGTCGACGCGCGCCGGgctcgcgccggcggcggccatgtcgAGCGCCGTGACGCGGTGGCCCGCGCGGCGCAGCGCCGTGGCGACCCTGTACCAGCACCACGCGCCGTGGCACAGCCCGTGCACCAGCACGAAGTGgtgccgtcgtccgccgccctcgccgtccctgggcgccatggcggcggtcGACGACGCTGCTTGGGACATCATCATCATGCAGCTGATGGCCATGGCCATCATCATGCACACTTTCGGTAGAGAATACGACATGGACGTCATGACGTGGTGGTGTGGGCTTGTGGCGAACTGGCAGCTTATTAGCAGCCTAGCACCATAATTATATATAggaactagctgggtggcccgcgcaattatGCGGCTAgtacccatataaaattatttttttcgtaAACGCGCAAAATGATTACATGtcaatataaaaattatatattttttaatatgagtatacttaaaatttattaaatagttatctcgttgacttaagattttgaaatatcaaaccttatcatcttcgtgtttctaattttatagtttttaaaagacACATCAGTTgttaccccttacttctgtcatagtattttttattagcTTGCTCAATCTaccactgtttctattcattcttcttggaatctttaaaaattggatcttaaaAACTTGtagtttttatagtttttatagttTATTGTCCTATCGGGCTTCTTTCTAATAATTTCTAGGAGTctcgtcaaacgctgccattatactcctacACAACCGTccactgcatcttctctttattgtcattgctattttaaaaatcgaacataattatcgtttaggttcatatcttttactttctagaagttccgtcAAAACGTTAGCGACGttgtcactgtactcctctacggctcgctcGCTAccgcccttctttattgtcattgagattttaaaatcaatcatgattattattggggtttattttttttactttttagaagcctgaacttttaaaaattgaacattatagtttttagagttttattgtctcgttgggtttcatgtttttgataatttttagaaatcccgtcaaacgttgtcattatactcctctatgaccCATCCGGCAAATAATCTTTGTTGTCATTGGGATTGTAAAAAATTGAACacaactatcgttggaattcattttttactttcaaGAAGACCCACCAACCATCGACGGCTCTACCATTGTACTCCTATACGACCCGCCCGCCGCGTCTCATTTTATtataattgagattttaaaaatcaaatatgattatcattggttctttttttactttctagaagtccccgCCAACCGTGTTGACTGATTGCTTCACGATCTGCCCAACgtccttccttttaatcgtcattaggattctatttggtgttttattaatagctTTTAGATGTttcatcaaccgccaccactctattCCTTTATAGtcctgttacttaattaatctcgtcatgtgttttagatggtattttctttcattagtattatttttttatcaccaattttagttatttataaattgtattcctagttgaaatcttttttttctttttctaatttcatattttattttatttattattatgttctattgatatttttattttttattttcaatttcagttgtttcaaaattgtattcctactttaactctctttttaatttgcctaatttcagattttattatatttttttgttccgAATTTTATTTAATCTACTATTGGACttttatatgtactcttattttaatattgcttatatttaatccgaatttaagttaattttaaattgtattcctacttgaactcttattttcttttcttttttctaatttcgatttgtttattttttttattctgaattttaattaatctcgtattggatacTTGTATGgaatcttctttcaatattccttatttttaattccgaatttcagttatttataaattgtattcctactcgaactcttcttttcttatttttctaattttgaaatttattttattattattctgaattttaattaatcatgtattgggttcatatatggactcctctttccatattgcatatttttaattccgaattttagctatttttagattgtatttctacttggactcttcttttctttttctctgattaatgtgggaatttctagcctctacAGTGAACGTTGTACctcctttcaaggctgttttaataatataatagatagataggaGGATGAGATCCTACGTACTAATAAATGTGATGTACtttttccgttcaaaaaaaaaaacttaacttctGGAGtttgaactttgtcaaaaagaaaaaaaaatctatcatcATACCTACCCTTAGCACATAAAATGAGAAGTTTTATCATCGCTTTAGTATCCTTTACCTACTTATCAGCATTATTGTTTTTTCTGATAATGATgggtattttggttatttttacTCTCCACTAATTTCAGCTTGGAATGCTAGGAATGGCCTTTTTTGGACCGGGGGAGTAGCTTTATAGGCCACTGCTTGACACTTGTGGCAACACTGGTTATCggctaaggccctgtttagttcccaaaacaaaacttttcacgctgtcacatcgaatatttggacacatgtatggagtattaaatgtaggaaaaaacaattgcacagattgcgtgtaaattgcaagacatttaagcctaattgcgccatgatttaacaatgtggtgctacaggaatgatttgctaatgatggattaattaggcttaataaattcatctcgcaatttcttggcgaaatatgtaatttgttttgttattagactacatttaatactttaaatatgtgtatgtatatccgatgtgataaccaaacccaaaaaattTTCCCAACTACACAAGGCCTAAATAGCCAATGTAATCCTTCAAGTTCACCCAACTGCTCAATTTGGTccttaatattttattttaaaagaaaaaactcaaCTGGTGAGGGAAAGGGAAAGACTGTCCCCATGCATGTATTTGCACTAAGAAGAAGTCTCAACAAAACCGATCGAGAAAGGTTTACCATATTATTTAGATCATCAGGAGTTTAtcatatactactccctccatcccactaGATAAAACATGCAcgtattttaaaattcaactcTTGAAATATTAGACCAACAATTAGTCTAATACAAATAgaaatttatttgatgaaaataaaatCATTGAATTTATTTTCTTGTGGTTATGGTTGTTGCCGCTACAAATACTATAGTATACTTGAAACCaatattcaaatattagttttagaTATTGTGGTAAGTTTGACCATGTTTTATTCGGTGGAACAAAGGGAGTTGCGTGTTTGTATCAACAAAATCATAACCTTACATAAGTACATTCAAATACCAATTCAATGATGATATTATTGTCAGCAAACAGATTTTATTTATTAGACTAatagtttgaccaaattttataaataatataagATTTGGATATTTAAGATATGTGGGTGCGCCTTCGTGGGATGGATGGAGAACCATGTTCCACTGTTTAGCATATGACTCTCTAAAAGCTAGTTGCCTAGTTGGGAGTAACTCAAGATGTTGATAGCTTTGGTTTGGCCGTACTTTAGATAATCATCCTAAAGCTGattttaaatttgtaaattTAATTAAGCGATTTTCTTTGTGACAAGGCCCTATTTTCATGTTTGATCCTAAGACAAGTAAAAAATCTCACATAAGTTATTTTAGAAAATTCAATCTTTGAATTCAAATCGCTTTAATTATAtaattcaaagtttttttttttttttgcagggagtATAGTTCAAAGTTGACCGCTGAAGCAGGTTTCCGTAGCATGACACATCTGTTTGAATTCACTTGTCATGGCTATTGGCTAACG contains these protein-coding regions:
- the LOC127772565 gene encoding probable esterase PIR7A codes for the protein MGTSRIIARATQLVPIYNYGARLLISCQFATSPHHHVMTSMSYSLPKVCMMMAMAISCMMMMSQAASSTAAMAPRDGEGGGRRHHFVLVHGLCHGAWCWYRVATALRRAGHRVTALDMAAAGASPARVDEVRTFEDYSRPLLAALAALLPSGDGERVVLVGHSHGGFSVALAAERFPERLAAVVFLTASMPPVGRAMANTTDEYVSFVGADFFLDSRVLEQTNPDIPGNPEIFGPNFMAQKLYQLSPPEDLTLALSLIRPANRFTGDALMRDAGLLTKERYGSTRRVFVVVEDDHAIPVEFQRRMVAENPGVEVVDIAGADHMAMISKPAKLADLLVRIAAN